One Schistocerca nitens isolate TAMUIC-IGC-003100 chromosome 1, iqSchNite1.1, whole genome shotgun sequence DNA segment encodes these proteins:
- the LOC126233843 gene encoding uncharacterized protein LOC126233843 — MPPHSTPSHATPLPTSPRRPSPHHPPPPLSPPAPTAPPPHHPPPPLPPHHPPPPLPPHRPPPPLSPHRPPPPLSPHRPPPPLSPHRPPPPLSPHRPPPPLSPHRRPPPLSPHRPPPPLSPHRPPPPLSPHRPPPPLSPHRPPPPLSPHRPPPPLSPHRPPPPLSPHRHPPPLSPHRPQPPLSPHRPPPPLSPHRPPPPLSPHRPPPPLSPAPSPAAPLPRTVPRRPSPPHRPPPPLSPAAPLPRRPSPPPPLSPAAPLPRRPSPPPPLSPAAPLPRRPSPPPPLSPAAPLPRRPSPPPPLSPAAPLPRRPSPPPPLSPAAPLPRRPSPPPPLSPAAPLPRRPSPPPPLSPAAPLPRRPSPPPPLSPAAPLPRTIPRRAPLSHHPPPRYSLSQTVCYMSYNRLRIVSCTTRTVISSVCLYVDANWKSSCFFPQHQSRSLKWYEVKVTVDLGATQRTLVQLWLQST; from the coding sequence ATGCCACCCCACTCCACACCATCCCATGCCACCCCTCTCCCCACCagcccccgccgcccctctccccaCCATCCCCCACCGCCCCTCTCCCCACCAGCCCCCACCGCCCCTCCCCCACACCATCCCCCACCGCCCCTCCCCCCACACCATCCCCCGCCGCCCCTCCCCCCACACcgtcccccgccgcccctctccccaCACcgtcccccgccgcccctctccccaCACcgtcccccgccgcccctctccccaCACcgtcccccgccgcccctctccccaCACcgtcccccgccgcccctctccccaCACCGTCGCCCGCCGCCCCTCTCCCCACACcgtcccccgccgcccctctccccaCACcgtcccccgccgcccctctccccaCACcgtcccccgccgcccctctccccaCACcgtcccccgccgcccctctccccaCACcgtcccccgccgcccctctccccaCACcgtcccccgccgcccctctccccaCACCGTCACCCGCCGCCCCTCTCCCCACACCGTCCCCAGCCGCCCCTCTCCCCACACcgtcccccgccgcccctctccccaCACcgtcccccgccgcccctctccccaCACcgtcccccgccgcccctctcccccGCACcgtcccccgccgcccctctcccccGCACcgtcccccgccgcccctctcccccGCACcgtcccccgccgcccctctcccccgccgcccctctcccccgccgcccctctcccccgccgcccctctcccccgccgcccctctcccccgccgcccctctcccccgccgcccctctcccccgccgcccctctcccccgccgcccctctcccccgccgcccctctcccccgccgcccctctcccccgccgcccctctcccccgccgcccctctcccccgccgcccctctcccccgccgcccctctcccccgccgcccctctcccccgccgcccctctcccccgccgcccctctcccccgccgcccctctcccccgccgcccctctcccccgccgcccctctcccccgccgcccctctcccccgccgcccctctcccccgccgcccctctcccccgccgcccctctcccccgccgcccctctcccccGCACCATCCCGCGCCGCGCCCCTCTCTCGCACCACCCCCCGCCGCGCTACTCTCTGTCCCAAACTGTGTGCTATATGTCGTACAATCGCCTCAGGATTGTGTCCTGCACAACCAGAACAGTAATTTCGTCTGTGTGTTTGTACGTTGACGCTAACTGGAAGTCCAGCTGCTTCTTTCCACAACACCAGAGCAGATCACTGAAATGGTACGAGGTGAAGGTAACTGTCGATCTGGGTGCTACTCAGCGTACACTGGTCCAACTGTGGTTGCAATCAACATAA